The following proteins are encoded in a genomic region of Bernardetia sp. MNP-M8:
- a CDS encoding MarR family transcriptional regulator, whose protein sequence is MEFNTPTQTALYSIEQAIKEYRKFCQRNISTVVDDITIDQCLVLIILDKQNSLSQKEIAIQIFKDSASITRMIELMVNKDYLTREIDKEDRRRFNLILTEKGKTTLQLLNPVIEQNRKTALYGLSDLEINQLYSTLQKIISNCQ, encoded by the coding sequence ATGGAATTTAATACACCTACACAAACAGCTCTTTACTCTATCGAACAAGCAATTAAAGAGTACAGAAAATTCTGTCAAAGAAATATCTCCACTGTAGTTGATGATATTACGATTGACCAATGCCTTGTTTTGATTATTCTTGATAAACAAAATTCACTTTCTCAAAAGGAAATTGCTATTCAAATTTTTAAAGATAGTGCCTCTATTACTCGTATGATTGAATTAATGGTAAACAAGGATTATCTCACTAGGGAAATTGATAAAGAAGACCGAAGAAGATTTAACCTAATATTGACTGAAAAGGGAAAAACTACGCTTCAACTTCTTAATCCAGTCATTGAGCAAAACAGAAAAACGGCTTTATATGGGTTGAGTGATTTAGAAATAAATCAACTCTATTCTACACTACAAAAAATTATTTCAAACTGTCAGTAA
- a CDS encoding S41 family peptidase, producing MKITLPVLFLLCFIFFFTFQSFIKKEPTTNLSQTEKQTIIHKIDSLLSKNYVFPEVAKKISDLLLTNLKKGTYDDINEYVAFKERITEDLRSINQDTHLRLIYRPESSKENMSERIYTIQDSIAEIEEYKNKLRKQNFGFSELKILDGNVGYLKLNHFHSTAFCGETAVAAMNFLSNSDAIIIDIRNNYGGSPELIQLLTTYFFEGYPIHLNTFIYRPTNERNQTWTLPYVLGKRMPTVKLYILVNEKTFSAAEEFAYNLQSLKRATIIGSKTSGSAHPGEEMKINNNFGIFIPTGRVENSVTHTDWEGVGIIPNVETESEEALDTAYKLAITEN from the coding sequence ATGAAAATTACCTTACCTGTTTTGTTCCTTTTATGCTTTATATTCTTTTTTACCTTTCAATCTTTTATAAAAAAAGAACCCACAACTAATTTATCACAAACAGAAAAACAAACTATCATTCATAAGATAGACTCTTTGCTCTCAAAAAATTATGTTTTTCCAGAAGTGGCAAAAAAAATATCTGATTTGCTCTTGACCAATCTCAAAAAAGGGACTTATGATGATATAAATGAATATGTTGCTTTTAAAGAAAGAATCACAGAAGACTTACGCTCTATAAATCAAGACACACACTTGAGGCTAATTTATAGACCTGAATCTAGTAAGGAAAATATGTCAGAGCGAATTTATACCATTCAAGATTCAATAGCAGAAATAGAAGAATATAAGAATAAATTGAGAAAGCAAAATTTTGGTTTTTCCGAATTAAAAATTTTAGATGGTAATGTAGGTTATCTAAAACTCAATCATTTTCATAGTACAGCGTTTTGTGGAGAAACGGCTGTTGCAGCTATGAATTTTTTATCTAATTCTGATGCTATAATTATTGATATTAGAAATAATTATGGGGGAAGTCCTGAATTGATACAACTTCTGACTACCTATTTTTTTGAAGGTTATCCCATTCATTTGAATACTTTTATTTATAGACCAACAAATGAGCGTAATCAAACGTGGACGCTACCTTATGTTTTGGGTAAGAGAATGCCTACTGTTAAATTATATATCTTGGTAAATGAAAAAACATTCTCAGCAGCAGAAGAATTTGCATACAATTTACAGAGTTTGAAAAGAGCAACTATTATTGGTTCAAAAACAAGTGGTAGCGCACATCCAGGAGAAGAAATGAAAATCAATAATAATTTCGGTATTTTTATTCCGACAGGAAGAGTAGAAAACTCAGTTACTCATACAGATTGGGAAGGCGTAGGAATCATCCCAAATGTGGAAACAGAATCAGAAGAAGCTTTAGATACAGCCTATAAATTAGCCATTACAGAAAATTAG